The Siniperca chuatsi isolate FFG_IHB_CAS linkage group LG2, ASM2008510v1, whole genome shotgun sequence genome window below encodes:
- the LOC122884945 gene encoding glycerol-3-phosphate dehydrogenase [NAD(+)], cytoplasmic-like, protein MMAAPKKVCVVGSGNWGSAIAKIVGANAAKYDKFETTVNMWVFEEMVNGRKLTEIINTDHENVKYLPGHKLPPNVLAVPDLAESVKGADILIFVVPHQFIVKVCDTIKDHIKKDAVGMSLIKGVDAGPDGLKLISEVIRGKLGITVTVLMGANIANEVAEEKFCETTIGCKDKAYGPMLKDLMQTTNFRVTVVEEADVVEICGALKNIVAVGAGFCDGLGFGDNTKAAVIRLGLTEMISFARVFCTDCPVSPATFLESCGIADLITTCYGGRNRKIGEAFAKTGKTIEQLENELLNGQKLQGPATATEVHQILKQKNMVEKFPLFTAVYQICFNGHPVTEFINCLQNHPEHM, encoded by the exons ATGATGGCAGCGCCGAAGAAAGTATGCGTGGTTGGCTCTGGTAACTG GGGCTCTGCCATTGCCAAGATTGTGGGTGCCAACGCAGCCAAGTATGACAAGTTTGAGACCACGGTGAACATGTGGGTGTTCGAAGAGATGGTGAACGGCCGTAAACTCACAGAAATCATCAACACAGaccatgaaaatgtgaaatatctgcCCGGTCACAAGCTGCCCCCCAATGTG TTGGCTGTTCCAGACTTGGCTGAGTCTGTGAAAGGAGCTGACATCCTGATCTTTGTGGTCCCTCACCAGTTCATTGTGAAAGTGTGCGACACCATTAAAGACCACATCAAGAAGGACGCTGTAGGAATGTCTCTCATCAag GGCGTCGATGCAGGTCCAGACGGTCTGAAGCTGATCTCAGAGGTCATCCGAGGGAAGCTGGGAATCACCGTGACGGTCCTCATGGGGGCAAACATCGCCAATGAGGTTGCTGAGGAGAAGTTCTGTGAAACAACCATCG GGTGCAAAGACAAGGCTTACGGGCCCATGCTGAAGGACCTGATGCAGACCACCAACTTCCGCGTGACTGTGGTGGAAGAGGCTGATGTTGTGGAGATCTGCGGGGCGCTCAAG AACATCGTAGCAGTGGGAGCGGGTTTCTGTGATGGCCTGGGATTCGGCGACAACACCAAGGCAGCTGTGATTCGTCTCGGCTTGACGGAGATGATCTCCTTCGCCAGGGTCTTCTGCACAGACTGCCCCGTCTCCCCCGCCACCTTCCTGGAGAGCTGCGGCATCGCTGACCTCATCACAACCTGCTACGGTGGACGCAACCGCAAGATTGGGGAAGCTTTCGCCAAAACAGGCAAA aCCATTGAGCAGTTAGAGAATGAGCTGCTGAACGGTCAGAAGCTTCAAGGTCCAGCGACTGCAACTGAGGTTCACCAAAtcttgaaacagaaaaacatggtGGAAAA GTTTCCTCTTTTCACTGCTGTTTACCAGATCTGCTTCAACGGCCACCCAGTCACAGAGTTCATCAACTGTTTGCAGAACCACCCAGAGCACATGTGA